In Moorena sp. SIOASIH, the following proteins share a genomic window:
- a CDS encoding transposase, translating into MRVLEFKVEGKKTQYAAIDEAIRTGQFVRNKCIRYWMDNKGIGQKDLYRHNTWLRAEYSFVKDLNSHACQASVERAYYSISRFYDKCKKKVPGKKGYPKFKNFSRSVEYKTSGWKLSPDAKSINLLDKKGIGKLKLKGTWELWRYDQKLIKRVRLVRRADGYYVQFCVKVDVKESLEPSHTNIGLDVGIKDFYTDSKGGVEPNPRFYRNGEKRLKFYQRRVSRKKKGSANRKKAINRLGRTHLKISRQREEHAKRLARCVIHSNDVVAYEDLRIKNLVKNHCLAKSINDAGWYQFRKWLEYFGQKFGKQTIAVNPAYTSQNCSSCGKVVKKSLSTRTHTCSCGCVLDRDHNAAINILRRALGTVGHTGTWIIDPKAHGESTSTLPGSGLAEQVGSLK; encoded by the coding sequence ATGAGAGTCTTAGAATTCAAGGTCGAAGGGAAGAAAACTCAATATGCTGCGATTGATGAGGCGATCCGTACAGGTCAGTTTGTCCGCAACAAGTGCATTCGGTATTGGATGGACAATAAAGGTATAGGGCAGAAAGACTTGTATCGCCACAACACGTGGCTAAGAGCTGAATACTCTTTTGTCAAAGATCTAAACTCTCATGCTTGCCAAGCTTCCGTAGAAAGAGCTTACTATTCAATCTCTAGGTTTTACGATAAATGTAAAAAGAAAGTTCCCGGGAAGAAGGGATACCCTAAATTTAAAAACTTTTCTCGATCAGTTGAATACAAAACATCGGGATGGAAACTGTCCCCTGATGCTAAGTCAATAAATTTATTGGACAAGAAAGGGATTGGAAAACTGAAACTAAAAGGAACCTGGGAATTATGGCGTTATGATCAAAAGCTGATAAAGCGAGTTAGATTGGTGCGTCGAGCAGATGGGTACTATGTCCAATTTTGCGTCAAGGTTGATGTCAAGGAATCCTTGGAACCTTCTCACACCAATATTGGATTGGACGTAGGAATCAAAGACTTTTATACAGACTCGAAGGGAGGCGTAGAGCCAAATCCTAGGTTTTATCGTAATGGAGAAAAGAGGCTAAAGTTTTATCAACGTAGGGTTTCTCGTAAAAAGAAAGGCTCAGCTAACCGCAAGAAAGCCATTAATAGACTAGGCAGGACACACCTCAAAATAAGTAGGCAGCGTGAAGAGCACGCCAAGAGACTGGCGCGCTGCGTAATCCACTCTAACGATGTGGTCGCTTACGAAGACTTGAGAATTAAGAACTTAGTAAAGAACCATTGTCTTGCCAAGTCTATCAATGATGCAGGTTGGTACCAATTCAGAAAATGGCTGGAATATTTTGGTCAAAAGTTTGGGAAACAGACAATAGCAGTAAATCCTGCCTACACTAGTCAAAATTGTTCCAGCTGCGGCAAAGTTGTCAAGAAATCACTATCAACTAGAACTCATACTTGTTCTTGCGGGTGTGTATTGGATCGCGACCACAATGCAGCAATAAACATTCTAAGAAGAGCCTTGGGTACGGTGGGGCACACCGGAACCTGGATCATAGATCCAAAAGCTCATGGAGAATCGACCTCTACTCTTCCTGGTTCCGGCCTGGCTGAGCAAGTTGGCTCGTTGAAGTGA
- a CDS encoding ATP-binding cassette domain-containing protein, translating to MAAAVLIQNLQKRYGDVHAVKDISFQVEPGQIFGLLGPNGAGKTTTIRCLCTLTAPDAGKIEVSGISVLNNPRAARRRIGYVAQEVALDKVLTGQELLQLQADLYHIPKPVAKKRINKLLDILQLKEYAHKKTGIYSGGLRRRLDLAAGLLHQPDVLVLDEPTVGLDIESRFVVWKLLQKLRDSGTTLLITSHYLEEIDALADQVAIIDKGMIIAEGTPSQLKDSVGGDRITLRIREFSPIEEAQQAKDMLKSLPFVKEVIINSNQGNSLNLVVKPQSNALIMVQHALKDVSLPTFGIAQSRPSLDDVYLAATGKTLMDAELAEAGKRDSKAERKQNMA from the coding sequence ATGGCTGCTGCTGTATTAATCCAGAACCTCCAAAAACGCTATGGAGATGTCCACGCTGTCAAAGACATCTCCTTCCAAGTCGAACCGGGTCAAATTTTTGGCTTACTCGGTCCTAATGGTGCCGGGAAAACCACCACCATTCGTTGCCTATGCACTCTCACGGCACCGGACGCTGGAAAAATTGAGGTATCTGGCATTTCAGTACTGAACAATCCTAGGGCAGCACGCCGCCGCATAGGCTATGTGGCACAAGAAGTTGCCCTAGATAAGGTACTCACTGGTCAAGAACTACTTCAATTGCAAGCCGACCTCTATCATATTCCCAAACCAGTTGCCAAAAAACGCATCAATAAACTCCTTGACATTTTGCAGCTCAAGGAGTATGCCCATAAAAAAACTGGCATTTACTCCGGTGGTCTGCGTCGGCGGCTGGACTTAGCTGCTGGCTTACTCCACCAACCTGATGTTTTAGTGCTAGACGAACCCACCGTAGGTCTTGACATAGAGAGCAGATTCGTGGTATGGAAACTGTTGCAAAAGCTGCGGGACTCAGGAACCACATTACTAATTACCAGCCACTACCTCGAAGAAATAGACGCATTAGCTGACCAAGTGGCAATTATTGACAAAGGGATGATCATAGCTGAGGGGACACCATCTCAGTTAAAAGATAGTGTTGGAGGCGATCGCATTACCCTGCGCATCCGGGAATTCTCCCCCATTGAAGAAGCCCAGCAAGCCAAAGATATGCTTAAGTCTCTGCCCTTTGTGAAAGAGGTCATTATTAACAGCAATCAGGGGAATTCCCTCAACCTTGTGGTTAAACCCCAAAGCAATGCCTTAATCATGGTTCAGCACGCCTTAAAAGACGTTAGTTTACCCACCTTTGGGATTGCTCAGTCGCGACCTAGCCTAGATGATGTCTATCTGGCCGCCACAGGTAAAACCCTGATGGATGCTGAACTGGCTGAGGCTGGGAAACGGGATTCGAAGGCAGAGCGGAAACAAAATATGGCCTAA
- a CDS encoding ABC transporter permease: MSKILTPPKSDFNWQPDLTAPIPVSDTPGVSEFIQETLALTKRLFIQLQRRPSTLMAGIIQPLMWLILFGALFQNAPQGIFGESLSYGKFLGAGVIVFTAFAGALNAGLPVMFDREFGFLNRLLVAPLVSRFSIVAASAIYIIALSLLQTVVIVTASAFLGAGLPNLGGLVMIALIVFLLVVGVTALSLGLAFALPGHIELIAVIFVTNLPLLFASTALAPLSFMPKWLQVVASLNPLSYAIEPIRYLYLHNDWSFGSLVMQAPWASITFGQSLLILLGFSTVVLLAISPLLSRRL; encoded by the coding sequence ATGAGTAAAATCCTTACCCCTCCTAAATCAGACTTTAACTGGCAACCAGACCTTACTGCACCAATCCCAGTCAGTGATACTCCTGGTGTAAGTGAATTTATCCAAGAAACCCTTGCCCTAACCAAACGCCTGTTTATTCAGCTGCAACGGCGACCTTCTACCTTAATGGCTGGTATTATCCAGCCCCTAATGTGGCTAATCCTATTTGGGGCATTATTCCAAAACGCTCCTCAAGGGATTTTTGGCGAGAGTTTGAGCTATGGCAAATTCCTCGGTGCAGGTGTGATTGTGTTTACCGCCTTTGCTGGAGCACTCAATGCTGGCTTACCTGTCATGTTTGACCGGGAATTTGGTTTCCTCAACCGCTTACTAGTAGCTCCGTTAGTATCTCGCTTCTCTATTGTTGCAGCCTCAGCCATATATATAATCGCTCTGAGTTTGCTGCAAACTGTGGTAATTGTCACCGCCAGTGCCTTTTTAGGAGCTGGTTTACCCAACCTAGGCGGTCTGGTTATGATTGCCTTGATTGTATTCTTGCTAGTGGTGGGAGTCACAGCCCTCAGTCTAGGACTAGCATTTGCCCTACCCGGTCACATTGAACTAATTGCAGTCATTTTTGTTACCAACTTACCCCTACTGTTTGCCAGCACAGCCCTTGCTCCTCTCTCCTTCATGCCCAAATGGTTACAGGTGGTAGCCAGTCTTAACCCCCTCAGCTATGCCATTGAACCAATTCGCTATCTCTATCTCCACAATGACTGGTCTTTTGGTAGCCTTGTGATGCAGGCTCCCTGGGCATCTATTACCTTTGGCCAATCCCTGTTGATATTGCTTGGTTTTAGCACAGTCGTATTACTCGCAATTTCTCCACTACTGAGCCGCCGGTTGTAA
- a CDS encoding tetratricopeptide repeat protein translates to MPPGFYDITPVKTLLELLIILGVTLDVHTPPVFLQLDKAVAQDFPSIPKQDWRSGVRFRVRKTSIANQLFEQGIQQFRQGQFREAVATYQRVLAIRRQLNDKAGVAATLNNIGQVYIGLSDYPKALDTLQQALIIRQKLEDSRGQAETLNNIGFVYRRLGNYSQALGLHQQALEMATTIGNRDIIGESWHNIAAIYANQGDYDQALELYQQALGIRRETNNPFDEGRTLNNIGGVYYNSGEYSLARDFYQKALVIAREIGNRASVGRIYNNLGLIAGQTGDYTQALEYHQQALAILNELGDKDSVSYTLNNLGTVYENLGEYDQALTSYQQSLTIATEINNPAREANALDTIGGVYYNRSRYYQALDYYQQALAIHKKIGNPASEAKTLINIGGVYEGLGQYSKALDFLEQALAIYREIDNKSGVGLTISSIGVIYERLNQYPQALASYQQALAIAQDINNLISESNTLNQIGGVYSSIGLYPKAINSYQQALAIAQEIGDIAGEGRILNSLAGTYVNTDQDSQAMALLQEALVIFRDIGDRSAEGITLSNIGQVLEKQKQPELAIIFYKLSVNLTEQIRDELKPLPQEQQQSFTQTVANTYRHLADLLLQFDRVIEAQRVLDLLKIQELEDYLGNVQGNEQTLEGIGLLSLEQGISNRINSLLKRTESQDSSPSFEQFISSPDVVKLVQQLRRQAREQRLDVSYLDILQNSLRQLEQNAVLLYPLILEDRLELVLVTADSFPIHHSVTINHEQLKDVIAKFRRAITDRIRVNQARAEAQKLYNLLIKPIEDNLTKAQAQTILYAPDGILRYVPLAALHDGEQWLVERYSINTITAASFINLNNHLPRQPRVLSAAFTSGECEFQLGKRPFNFSGLRFAGVEVETIAALIPETTKLFQQDFKPSTIVEQINNNNNNYNIVHLATHAAFLPGQPEDSFILFGNCELATLRDLETWNLNGVNLVVLSACETGVGGVLGNGEEILGFGYQMQRLGALATIASLWSVDDQGTQVLMDAFYQTMLKGNITIAEALRQAQIGLINSHYNSPYYWAPFIMIGNGF, encoded by the coding sequence ATGCCTCCAGGTTTTTATGATATCACTCCAGTTAAAACTCTCCTAGAATTATTAATAATTCTGGGAGTAACGTTGGATGTACATACCCCACCAGTATTCCTACAACTTGACAAAGCTGTTGCACAGGATTTCCCCAGCATTCCGAAACAGGATTGGCGCAGTGGTGTCAGGTTTCGCGTCCGCAAAACTTCTATTGCTAACCAACTCTTTGAACAAGGTATCCAACAATTTCGTCAGGGACAGTTTCGTGAAGCCGTAGCCACCTATCAACGAGTCTTAGCAATTCGTAGACAACTAAACGACAAAGCGGGTGTTGCTGCAACTCTCAACAACATCGGTCAAGTGTACATCGGATTGAGTGACTATCCAAAAGCGTTAGACACATTGCAGCAAGCTTTGATAATTCGTCAAAAACTAGAAGATAGTAGAGGACAAGCAGAAACCCTTAATAATATAGGCTTTGTTTATCGCCGTCTAGGAAACTATTCTCAAGCACTAGGGTTACACCAGCAAGCCTTGGAGATGGCTACCACTATTGGTAATCGTGATATCATCGGGGAATCCTGGCATAATATTGCTGCAATTTATGCTAATCAGGGTGACTATGACCAAGCTTTGGAGTTATACCAGCAAGCTTTAGGGATTCGTCGGGAAACTAATAATCCCTTTGATGAAGGACGCACCCTTAATAATATTGGTGGAGTTTACTACAATAGTGGTGAGTATTCCCTAGCCAGGGATTTCTATCAAAAAGCACTGGTGATTGCTAGAGAAATTGGGAATCGAGCAAGTGTTGGACGAATTTATAATAATTTAGGATTGATTGCTGGTCAGACTGGTGACTATACACAGGCGCTAGAGTATCATCAACAAGCCTTGGCTATTCTTAATGAGTTAGGAGATAAGGATAGTGTTAGTTATACCCTTAACAACCTTGGCACCGTTTATGAAAATCTCGGAGAGTATGATCAAGCCTTGACATCCTACCAGCAATCTTTAACTATTGCTACTGAAATTAACAATCCCGCCAGGGAAGCTAATGCTCTTGATACTATTGGTGGAGTTTACTATAATCGTAGTCGATATTACCAAGCTTTAGACTATTATCAACAAGCTTTAGCGATTCATAAAAAAATCGGTAATCCAGCTAGTGAAGCGAAGACGCTCATTAATATTGGCGGTGTTTATGAAGGTTTAGGACAGTACTCCAAAGCCTTAGATTTTTTGGAACAGGCTTTAGCAATTTATCGGGAGATAGACAATAAATCAGGGGTTGGACTGACTATTAGCAGTATTGGTGTCATTTACGAACGCCTCAATCAGTATCCCCAAGCTTTAGCATCCTATCAGCAAGCTTTAGCCATTGCTCAAGATATTAATAATCTTATCAGTGAAAGTAATACTCTCAATCAGATTGGTGGTGTTTACTCCAGTATTGGTCTGTATCCTAAGGCGATAAATTCTTATCAGCAAGCCCTAGCGATCGCACAAGAGATTGGTGATATAGCAGGGGAGGGTCGGATTCTCAACTCTCTTGCAGGTACTTATGTTAATACAGATCAAGATTCCCAAGCCATGGCATTGCTGCAAGAAGCTTTGGTAATTTTTCGAGATATCGGTGACCGTTCAGCGGAAGGAATTACTCTCAGCAATATCGGTCAAGTGCTGGAAAAACAGAAGCAACCTGAGTTAGCCATCATTTTCTACAAGTTATCGGTTAATCTGACTGAACAGATTCGGGACGAGTTAAAACCACTTCCTCAAGAACAACAGCAATCCTTTACACAAACTGTTGCTAATACCTATCGTCATCTCGCTGACCTATTGCTGCAATTTGACCGAGTGATTGAAGCTCAACGAGTGCTGGATTTGCTGAAAATTCAAGAATTAGAGGATTACTTGGGTAATGTCCAAGGCAATGAACAGACACTCGAAGGGATTGGATTGCTGTCTCTGGAACAGGGGATTAGCAACAGGATTAATTCTCTACTCAAGAGGACGGAGTCCCAAGATAGTAGCCCATCATTTGAGCAATTTATCTCCAGTCCTGATGTGGTGAAACTGGTGCAACAGCTAAGACGACAAGCCAGAGAACAGCGTCTGGATGTCAGTTATCTAGACATTTTGCAAAATAGCTTGCGCCAGCTTGAGCAAAACGCTGTGTTGTTGTATCCGCTAATTCTAGAAGACCGTCTGGAACTGGTACTGGTTACTGCTGACTCATTCCCTATCCATCATTCGGTAACGATCAATCACGAACAACTCAAGGATGTGATCGCAAAATTCCGTCGCGCCATCACTGATAGGATTAGAGTCAATCAGGCCAGAGCAGAGGCACAAAAACTCTATAACTTGCTAATTAAGCCCATTGAAGACAACCTTACTAAAGCCCAAGCTCAAACTATCCTCTATGCTCCAGATGGTATATTGCGTTATGTTCCTCTGGCTGCGCTCCATGATGGGGAGCAATGGTTAGTTGAGCGCTATAGTATTAATACTATTACTGCTGCTAGTTTCATTAACCTCAATAATCACCTTCCTAGGCAACCCCGGGTACTATCTGCTGCCTTTACCTCAGGGGAATGTGAATTCCAGTTAGGGAAACGTCCGTTTAACTTTTCTGGCTTAAGGTTTGCTGGTGTTGAAGTAGAAACTATTGCAGCTCTGATTCCGGAGACTACAAAACTGTTTCAACAAGACTTTAAACCTAGCACTATAGTTGAGCAGATCAACAACAACAATAACAACTACAATATTGTTCATCTAGCCACCCATGCTGCTTTTTTACCAGGTCAACCAGAGGATTCATTTATCTTATTTGGTAATTGCGAGCTGGCTACGCTCCGAGATTTAGAAACCTGGAACCTCAATGGTGTGAATTTAGTGGTGCTTAGTGCTTGTGAAACTGGTGTTGGTGGAGTTTTGGGTAATGGTGAAGAAATTTTAGGCTTTGGTTATCAGATGCAACGCTTAGGAGCACTAGCAACCATCGCTTCCCTCTGGTCTGTTGATGACCAAGGGACACAGGTACTAATGGATGCTTTTTACCAAACCATGCTTAAGGGTAATATTACCATAGCGGAAGCATTGCGTCAAGCGCAAATAGGCTTGATCAACAGTCATTATAATAGTCCTTATTACTGGGCACCGTTTATTATGATTGGCAATGGCTTTTAG
- a CDS encoding transposase: MKYTYQYRLYPETQQTLTLNEWLRVGRYWYNRMLGERFDWWEKNRCPVNACPLICYLPELKDQPNLYSQKKQLPVIKKDLVKIGWSGELIDFTEVYSTVLQDVCTRVKNAFNRFIAGDKNGKRSGKPRFKNVARYRTLNFPNAYNSWLKFCTVNGKWLFVQVPKIGLIKLRIHRPLPDSANLKQLSITRKADGWYCNLSLEDKSVPEFNPDDIIPTWENSIGMDAVLDRGFYLAISDGKKLPSLKPLRRNQDKLTKVSQRKNKRKKGSKARRKLAKREARIHQQIARSREDFQYKTAHQLVNTGKKVFFHEKLNLKGLTRRNTPKRGRDGTFLSNGQSSKSGLNKSWLDAAFGQFFEVLGQVAAKEGRQCSRSQAKLHISTPLLSR, translated from the coding sequence ATGAAATACACGTATCAATATCGACTATATCCAGAGACTCAACAAACACTCACACTGAACGAGTGGCTGCGAGTTGGTCGATATTGGTATAACCGGATGTTGGGTGAGCGTTTTGATTGGTGGGAGAAAAATAGATGTCCGGTCAATGCCTGTCCATTAATCTGTTACCTTCCGGAGCTTAAAGATCAGCCCAATTTATACAGCCAGAAAAAGCAACTTCCAGTTATCAAGAAAGACTTGGTTAAGATTGGATGGTCTGGAGAGTTGATAGACTTTACTGAGGTTTATTCAACTGTTTTGCAAGATGTCTGTACAAGAGTAAAAAACGCTTTTAACAGGTTTATAGCAGGTGACAAAAATGGTAAACGCAGTGGCAAGCCTCGATTTAAGAATGTTGCCAGATATCGGACGTTAAACTTTCCAAATGCTTATAATTCTTGGTTAAAGTTCTGTACTGTTAACGGAAAATGGTTGTTTGTTCAAGTTCCTAAAATTGGTTTGATTAAGCTGAGAATACACAGACCGTTACCTGATAGTGCAAACTTAAAACAGCTATCAATTACAAGGAAAGCTGACGGATGGTACTGCAACCTGAGCCTAGAGGATAAGTCCGTGCCGGAGTTCAACCCTGATGACATTATTCCTACTTGGGAAAACTCAATTGGAATGGATGCTGTTCTAGATAGAGGCTTTTATCTAGCAATATCCGATGGCAAGAAACTCCCCTCGCTTAAACCACTTCGTCGGAATCAAGACAAGTTAACCAAAGTTTCTCAACGGAAAAATAAGCGTAAAAAAGGAAGTAAAGCCAGACGTAAACTAGCAAAACGGGAAGCCCGTATTCATCAACAGATAGCTAGGAGTCGTGAAGATTTCCAGTACAAAACTGCTCATCAACTGGTGAATACAGGTAAGAAAGTCTTCTTTCACGAGAAGCTGAACCTCAAGGGTTTAACTCGTCGCAATACTCCTAAACGAGGGCGAGATGGTACGTTCTTATCCAATGGTCAATCATCAAAATCAGGACTTAACAAGTCTTGGCTAGATGCAGCCTTTGGTCAGTTCTTTGAAGTGCTGGGTCAGGTAGCCGCAAAAGAAGGGCGCCAGTGTAGTCGAAGTCAAGCCAAATTACACATCTCAACTCCTCTCTTATCGAGATGA
- a CDS encoding late competence development ComFB family protein, whose protein sequence is MVKTLVHVTTPIVIQEIENVLATYPEFPYQEVFSQSNIRQDLIAYVLNRIPNHYEAIDKIEPSSKSQELQQLSSEQKLYLENWIHTGIYNILHWDNFPMPQTFTSRSISSDSLA, encoded by the coding sequence ATGGTTAAAACCCTTGTTCACGTAACTACACCGATAGTGATTCAAGAAATTGAAAACGTCTTAGCAACTTATCCGGAGTTTCCTTATCAAGAAGTGTTTTCCCAGTCTAACATACGCCAGGATTTAATTGCTTATGTCCTGAACCGAATTCCGAATCATTACGAAGCCATAGACAAGATTGAACCATCATCAAAAAGCCAAGAATTACAGCAGTTATCCTCAGAGCAGAAGCTGTATTTAGAAAACTGGATTCATACAGGAATCTATAATATCTTGCACTGGGATAATTTCCCGATGCCCCAAACGTTTACCTCAAGGTCTATCTCCTCTGATTCCTTAGCTTGA
- a CDS encoding response regulator: MNKTILLIENDKLLRSNFSDLLELEGFNVLTAEDGWLGLTLAKVVRPDLIICEINIPSIDGYELLQILRDRITTAKTPFIFLSSQSKEDGYARAKQLGANDYLTKPVESRELLAAINQQLRILPCKHSAISGQPSAYFIQKHLK; this comes from the coding sequence ATGAACAAAACAATTTTATTAATTGAAAATGATAAACTGTTGCGCTCAAATTTCTCAGATTTACTGGAATTAGAAGGCTTTAATGTCCTTACTGCAGAAGACGGTTGGCTCGGTTTAACTTTAGCTAAAGTTGTCCGACCTGATTTAATTATTTGTGAAATTAATATACCATCAATTGATGGGTATGAGCTTCTCCAGATATTACGGGATAGGATAACTACAGCGAAAACACCGTTTATATTTCTAAGCAGTCAGTCAAAGGAGGATGGCTATGCTCGAGCTAAGCAACTGGGAGCCAACGATTATCTAACCAAACCTGTAGAGAGTCGGGAACTATTAGCAGCAATTAATCAGCAGTTAAGAATACTTCCCTGTAAGCATTCAGCCATCAGCGGTCAGCCGTCAGCTTATTTTATTCAAAAGCACCTCAAGTAG
- a CDS encoding response regulator, which produces MTTKRILVIDDDDGVREIIQFSLEAAAGWEVLTAASGKEGLAKAEADQPDAILLDVMMPELDGPATFRQLQANAVTADIPTILLTAKARSSEQKQFLDLGVTGVITKPFKPMELVEEIQGILNWLD; this is translated from the coding sequence ATGACAACTAAGCGCATTTTAGTGATTGATGATGATGATGGGGTTCGAGAAATCATCCAATTTTCTCTAGAAGCAGCAGCAGGGTGGGAAGTGTTGACAGCTGCTTCTGGTAAGGAGGGATTAGCTAAGGCTGAGGCAGATCAGCCTGATGCTATTCTGCTAGATGTAATGATGCCCGAGCTGGATGGACCGGCTACCTTTCGACAGTTACAAGCTAATGCAGTAACGGCGGACATCCCAACAATTTTGCTAACAGCTAAAGCTAGGAGCAGCGAGCAAAAGCAGTTTCTAGATTTGGGGGTAACTGGAGTTATTACCAAGCCGTTTAAACCTATGGAATTGGTCGAGGAAATCCAAGGGATTCTTAATTGGCTCGATTGA